CGCTATATCGCGGCGGAGCCGGAAGACATCCTGGCCTTCACCAACCTGAGCATGTTCTATCAAAAGAAGGGGATGATTAAGGAAGCGGAGGCGGCGGGCGCCGAGGCGCGCCGGCTCGATTGGAAACGCCAACTGCATGAGGCGAAGAACAAGGCCTAGAGCGCGGCGCGCCGCTCCGCCACCGTAATGCTGTGATTCCTGAACGCTTGGCCGGGATGATGGTCCCGCTGTTTTCGATTCGCTCGGCCGATGATTTCGGGCGCGGCGAGATCGGCGGGTTGGCGGCGCTCGGCGAACTCGCGCTGGCGATGGGCCAGCGGCTGATCCAGCTCCTGCCGATCGACGAAACGCCGCCAGGCGAGGCAAGTCCCTACAGCGCGACGAGCGTGCTGGCGATCGATCCGTCGTACATCTCGGCGTGGGAGCTCGCCGGCATCGACGCGACAACGTATCGAAAGGCGTGCGACGAGGCGGCCAAAGACCCGATTAACCTCGCGCGGCTGCGGACGCTCAAGGATACGCTACTCTCTGAAGCTTTTCACTACTTCAAGGCAGAGGGCGGCGCGGACGAACGGAAAGCCTTTGCCGCGTTCGCCGCGGCGAATCGCGCATGGCTGGACGACTATGCGATGTTTCGCGCGCTCACGGAAAAGTTTGGCAGTGCACAATGGACGAACTGGCCGCGGGAGTTGAGCGGTCGCGAACCCGGCGCGCTCGCAGCGGCCGCCCGCGTATTGGCTGAGCGTATCGAGGGCTTCAAGTTCGCGCAGTTCGTGGCCGCCCGCCAGTGGCGAGCGGCGCGCGGGCGGCTGGCCGCGCGCGGGGTCTTTCTCGGGGGCGACTTGGCCTTTTCGCCGGCGCGCGACAGCGCCGAGGTGTGGGCGCATCAGGAGATGTTCGACCTCAGCCGCGCGGTTGGTGCGCCGCCCGACGCCTTCTCGGCGATCGGCCAGCGCTGGGACTTGCCGATGCCGAACTGGCGGCGCATGCGGGCTGGCGGTTTCAGTTTTATCCGCCTGCGCGTGCGGATGGCGCGCGAGCTCTTCGACTTTCTTCGCATCGATCACGTCGTCGGGCTCTTCCGCACCTACGGCTATTCGGTTTGCGACGCGACCGCGGGGGCGTTCGATCCACTGTCC
This region of Candidatus Binataceae bacterium genomic DNA includes:
- the malQ gene encoding 4-alpha-glucanotransferase, producing the protein MIPERLAGMMVPLFSIRSADDFGRGEIGGLAALGELALAMGQRLIQLLPIDETPPGEASPYSATSVLAIDPSYISAWELAGIDATTYRKACDEAAKDPINLARLRTLKDTLLSEAFHYFKAEGGADERKAFAAFAAANRAWLDDYAMFRALTEKFGSAQWTNWPRELSGREPGALAAAARVLAERIEGFKFAQFVAARQWRAARGRLAARGVFLGGDLAFSPARDSAEVWAHQEMFDLSRAVGAPPDAFSAIGQRWDLPMPNWRRMRAGGFSFIRLRVRMARELFDFLRIDHVVGLFRTYGYSVCDATAGAFDPLSEEAQRAQGEAVLDAVLEEAGPMEIIAEDLGVIPPFVRETLARLDLPGYKIARWERDWAAPGQPFHSPASYPRSALATTGTHDTDTLAEWWETISETERREFIDGLGIEDQAALSAFDDRLREQIISAIYASPARLAIFPIQDLFGWKDRINTPGTIGPDNWRWRMPFAAGEALADPNRRKAIEKIRALAERTGRFAPANASDRKAKRK